A segment of the Lentimicrobiaceae bacterium genome:
TTGCGTAAGATACAGTTGTCTATGGTGTTGTTGTAGCTGGTACTGCCTGCAAAATATACACAAGTGGTGGCATCGCCCGATGAGGCAATTTCCATATCGCGTACGGTACAGTTTTGAGTAAATCCCAAATCAACAACCTTGTTGCCACTACCACCGGTTGAGTAAAACAATGGCCTGGCGCCTTCACCGTAAGCTCCGATAGTAATGTTTGATTTTTGATAAAGAAATAGTTTTCCAGAGGTTACAAATGTTGTTCCTCTCTTTTGAAGATAAGTGTTTCCATTGGCAAATGATACCTGACTCCAGGAGCTGTATGGGTTACTTACTGTACCATTCTGAGGTGATCCTGAGAAGGAAGGGTCAATGTAAAAAGTTGTCTGGGAAACAACTGTTAATTGAACTACCAGAATTAATATTGCAATACCGGCAGCACGAAGTCCTGTAAAACCATTAAATTTTCTGGCTTTAAAAAAAAGTGAACTTTTCATCTTTCTTTTCTGTTAGTTGAAATTTTTACTTGGTTGAGTAGTTGTAGTGTTTCACTCCTCATTTTAAGATTTTCGCCCGGGTTTTTAATCCGAACTGAATCATAGTTTTATCAAAAAAAATCTAAAAAGTAATTTGGAAATTTTGACTTTTCTTTTCTTTAGAATGAATATTGATAAATTGTGGTTAGCCAGGCTGAATTAAAAATGAAGTTTTAAAATGGTGTAAAACAATAAGTTGAGATAATTATGTAATTTTGTAACTAAGTAAATGGTATGAAAGTGTATGTTGGTGTAAATGACAATATAAATGTTGTAAACGTGTATAAAACATAAAAAAAATAAAAAAAGCGGCTGCTCTGTAATCGCAGCCGCAAAAGGAAAACATATAAAAGGGAGGTCGATCTAGTTCTTTATAACCTTATGTGTAAACGAACTGTTTGGTGAGGAAATTTTCAAAAAATAAGTTCCTTTTGGTTGACCCGATAAATCAATTGTGTTGGAAGTTGCTGTTTGAAATTTCATGAGGCTAATCATTTTCCCTGAAATGTCAAATACCTGAAGGCTATATGAATCAGTAAGCTGTTCTGCATCAATATGGAAAATTCCGTCAGGAGAAGGGTTGGGGAAAATTTTCAGATTTTCAGGTTGGATGTTTTCAATCGCCATGGTTACTCCCGATCCCGTATTTTCGTCTGAAATAACAGCTATTTTCAGGTTTACAGTGCCTGAGTATTCATCATTTTCATGGTCTGTTACGCTGATAATAAGCGTAAACTCCGGATTTTCAGAAATATTTAAAGCTGCACTGTTATTTACCGATACGACTCCTGTTGATGTGTTGATGTTAAATGCATCAGCTGTATTCCCCTCAATAATGCTGTATGTCAGGTTTTGATTTAAATTGATGGGTTCAATCCGGTAAATTTCTGTATTTACTGGAGTAAATTCTGCAATACTGATACTTCCTGGGCTTATGAAGGGTGATTCATTTACATTTGTCAGATTAACGGTTATTGTTGCATCACTGTATAAGTGCTGAGAACTGTTGTCGGTTGCCCTTACCCTTAGGTTAAACACAGGATTTGTCTCAAAATCAAGCGCTGCTGAGTTTTTTACTCCCAGACTTCCTGTATAGGCTGCCAGCTCAAAAGCATTATTGGTATTGCCTGATATTATCTTAAAGGTTACGGATTGACCAGCGTCGGGATCAGTTGCATTCACATAGCCAACCCTCGCCCCGTTAAACAGGTTTTCAGGGATTGTAAAGCTCTGGTTTGCAATTTCAGGAGCTTCATTTACATCCGTTAATTTTATTGTTACAGTAGCCTGTGACCATAAATTTCCGGAACCGTTATCTGTAACTCTTACTATAAGTCCAAATGATTGTGTTACTTCAAAATTCAATGCTGTCGAATTATTTACACTTAATCTGCCATTGGAGGTGTTGATGGCAAATGCATTGCTGATGTTTCCTGCCACTATACTGTATGATAGCGTTTGTCCCTGATTGGGATCTGAAGCCAATACTGTTCCTATGAAAGACCCATTGGATTTGTTTTCAGCTGTAATGAAACTTTGATTTGTTATTACCGGTGGCTGATTTGACTGTGAGCTTACAATTATTGTAATTGTAGCCTGGGCATAAAGAGCTGGATTTCCATTATCCGTTACTCTTACTGTTATGTTATAACTACCGGGGTTGAGGGCCCCTGAATTGGCAACTGTCATTTTGCCATTTGTAGTATTTAATGCAAATATGTTGCTATTATTGCCAGCAGTAATTGAATACCTCAGCGTTTGTCCATTGTCAGGGTCTGAGGCAAGCACTGTTCCTATGAATGTTCCATTAGGCAGGTTTGCAGTAGTATTGAATGTTTGATTTGCAATTACAGGAGGCTGATTGCCGGTTGGCTCAACTGTAATTGTGACAATGGCTTGTGAAAATAGCGCCGGAATACCGTTGTCAGTTACACGGACGGTGAGATTGAAATTCCCCGGACTCATGTAGCCTGAATTGGCAACCGTTAATTTTCCGCTTGTGGAATTGAGTGAAAATGTGTTGTTTGTATTTCCTGAAATGATTGAAAATGTTAATGTTTGATTTTCATCAGGGTCTTTTGCAGCAATATTTCCAATAACTGTCCCATTTGAAGCATAGGCTGTTGCAGTAAATGTCTGGTTGTCAATAAGTGGGGCTTGGTTTCCTTGTTGTGAAACTACAATTGTTATTGTTGCCTGTGCATAAAGTGCCGGACTGCCATTGTCTGTCGCTCTTACTGTCAGATAGAAATTTCCAGGGGTTAGCGCACCTGAATTGGCCACAGTTAACCGTCCGGTTGAGGCGTTAAGCAGAAAAACATTGCTGGTATTTCCTGATATTATTGAATATGAAAGAGATTGACCGGCATCGGGGTCTGTAGCAACAACGGTTCCAACCACTGTTCCATTGGGTGCATATCCCTGAACTCCAAAAGTTTGGTTAGCAATTACAGGCGATTGGTTGCCTTGTTGCGTTACTGTTACTGTAACATTTGCCTGAGCGTAGAGTGCCGGTGTGCCGCTATCGGTAGCTCTTACAGTTAATGAGAATGTTCCCGGGTTTAATGCAGCAGAGTTTGATACACTTAATTTGCCATTAGACGCATTCACGGAAAATGCATTGTTCGTGTTGCCTGCCATTATTGCAAATGAGATGGTTTGGTTGAGGTCAGGATCGCTAGCAATGATTGTTCCCACTATTGTGCCATTTGTTGTGTTCTGGATAACCGAAAAAGATTGATTTTGAATAACGGGTGTTTCATTGACGTTATTGAGTGATACAGTAACCGTAGCCTGGGAAGACAGGTTGCCAGCCCCATTATCAGTTACTCTGATGGTAAGAGAGAATGAAGAAATACTTTCAAAATTTAATGCCGCACTGTTAGCTACGGATAATTGACCGTTGACTGTATTTAAAGTGAAAGCATTGTTGGTGTTGCCTGAAATTAAAGTAAAAGCAAGTGTTTGGCCTGCATCAGGATCAGAAGCTGTTACTGTTCCAACAGCAGTACCAGACTGACTGTTCTCATTGATTGAGAAAGTCTGATTGTTGATGACTGGTGGGTTATTGCTTGTTTGTCCTCCTGAATACTCAAACGCACCCATGTCCGGTGCATTTCCCTGCGGCAATGAAATATTGTCCATGTCATACTGCATTGGAGTGGCTGAACCATGGTTAATGCAGGGTGAAGTGCTTTGTAGTCTGAAATTTCCTGCAGATGCATTGATAAACATGGGGTTTCCAACAATTGAATTATTCCCGGGCTGGCCACTTGAATAGCAATTGGTGTTTTCTGTTAAAATGTAAGGGTAGTATTTGTAAATAGCCACATCGCCGGTTTGGGTAAGATTAAAAATATTATTGACGACATGAATGTTGGCTCCTTTTATTTGAGTTCTTACATTGTGAAATGTATTGTTTGCAATGTAAATAGTTGAAGTGCTGTTTAATGAATTAACCCCAACCGGCAGGTTTTGAAAAACATTTCCAAGAATTTTTAAACCCGGAGTGTGATTGTATATACCATCAAGCTCCCCTTGTATGGTGTTGTGCTCAACTAAGATGTTATTTCCTGCACCCAGATATATTCCTGCCCCGCCATCACCTTCAGATAATGGAGTGGTGACGATATTATGAGTTATAACCCCTGTGGCATTATTGGGAGTGTCACTGTTGACAATAATACTGAATTTGTTTCCCGAATTGGAGCGGTTGATTATGTTGTTGTGAATGATGAAGTTGTTGCAATTGCCCAACAATTGAATACCATCGCCGGCTGCCTGAGATTGCGAATGGCCAACATAATACCAGTTCATGTTTACATCATGAATGTTGCAATTTGAAATTTCAACATTGGTCACATCCTGAATGAAAACTCCGTCATCTGAAATGGTGTGTATTTCAGTATTGGTAAGTTTAATTTTATCAAACCCTGAAGTTGCTCTGAACCCCCACTGACAGTTTCGAAGTATACAATTATCAATGGTGTTGTTGTAACTACTTGCTCCTGCTATAAGAATGCAGGTAGTGGCGTTGCCCGTTGAGGCAATTTCAAGATCTGAAACTGTGCAATTTTGTGAGAACCCGATGTCTACCACTTTAGTACCAGATCCCCCCGAACTGATAATAATGGGTCTGGCTCCGCTGCCATAAGCCCCAATCGTAATGTTTGATTTCTGATAAACAAATATTTTTCCTGAAGTTGTGTAGGTCGTTCCTCGTTTTTGCAGGTATGTATTACCATTGGCAAAGCTTACCTGGGCCCATGAGCTGTAGGGCGTTTGAATATTGCCGTTTTGTGTAGTTCCTGAGTATCCCGGGTCAATGTAAACCGTGGCACTAAATAGCAGTGATGTGTAAAAAACTACAAGGAACAAGGTTAAAACTATAAATCTCAATTTAACTTTGTATTCATTCTTCATTGAGTTAGCAGTTCTGTCGTTCATTTTAATTGTTTTTTTATTAATCCCCGATTGTTGCAAATTGATGTGTCATGAAGCGCCCTTTTTTATTGTTGGCATTTTCCCAGATAGATAGTCAGGCCAAAATTCAACGATTGTTCATGGATACTCAGAATGCATTGATTTTTTGTCGGTATCAAAATGTGTTGATGATTTCATACCGGTCACATATGCTTATTGAAAATTGTGCCATTGGTATCCTCTTTTTTCAAAAATTGGTCTTCTCTAAACTTAAGGCAGATGTACAGGCGGGCAGGGTAACGAATTGAGCTAATCAGGTGCTTAAATAGATTTAGTAATTTAAAATTAGTCTTAATAGGATAGAGGATTTTCGGGTCAAATCATTCCCCGTATTGGGGAATTTGTCTACATAAAAAAAGCCTTACTCAATTGAGAAGGCTTTTATAAAAACACA
Coding sequences within it:
- a CDS encoding cadherin domain-containing protein, with translation MNDRTANSMKNEYKVKLRFIVLTLFLVVFYTSLLFSATVYIDPGYSGTTQNGNIQTPYSSWAQVSFANGNTYLQKRGTTYTTSGKIFVYQKSNITIGAYGSGARPIIISSGGSGTKVVDIGFSQNCTVSDLEIASTGNATTCILIAGASSYNNTIDNCILRNCQWGFRATSGFDKIKLTNTEIHTISDDGVFIQDVTNVEISNCNIHDVNMNWYYVGHSQSQAAGDGIQLLGNCNNFIIHNNIINRSNSGNKFSIIVNSDTPNNATGVITHNIVTTPLSEGDGGAGIYLGAGNNILVEHNTIQGELDGIYNHTPGLKILGNVFQNLPVGVNSLNSTSTIYIANNTFHNVRTQIKGANIHVVNNIFNLTQTGDVAIYKYYPYILTENTNCYSSGQPGNNSIVGNPMFINASAGNFRLQSTSPCINHGSATPMQYDMDNISLPQGNAPDMGAFEYSGGQTSNNPPVINNQTFSINENSQSGTAVGTVTASDPDAGQTLAFTLISGNTNNAFTLNTVNGQLSVANSAALNFESISSFSLTIRVTDNGAGNLSSQATVTVSLNNVNETPVIQNQSFSVIQNTTNGTIVGTIIASDPDLNQTISFAIMAGNTNNAFSVNASNGKLSVSNSAALNPGTFSLTVRATDSGTPALYAQANVTVTVTQQGNQSPVIANQTFGVQGYAPNGTVVGTVVATDPDAGQSLSYSIISGNTSNVFLLNASTGRLTVANSGALTPGNFYLTVRATDNGSPALYAQATITIVVSQQGNQAPLIDNQTFTATAYASNGTVIGNIAAKDPDENQTLTFSIISGNTNNTFSLNSTSGKLTVANSGYMSPGNFNLTVRVTDNGIPALFSQAIVTITVEPTGNQPPVIANQTFNTTANLPNGTFIGTVLASDPDNGQTLRYSITAGNNSNIFALNTTNGKMTVANSGALNPGSYNITVRVTDNGNPALYAQATITIIVSSQSNQPPVITNQSFITAENKSNGSFIGTVLASDPNQGQTLSYSIVAGNISNAFAINTSNGRLSVNNSTALNFEVTQSFGLIVRVTDNGSGNLWSQATVTIKLTDVNEAPEIANQSFTIPENLFNGARVGYVNATDPDAGQSVTFKIISGNTNNAFELAAYTGSLGVKNSAALDFETNPVFNLRVRATDNSSQHLYSDATITVNLTNVNESPFISPGSISIAEFTPVNTEIYRIEPINLNQNLTYSIIEGNTADAFNINTSTGVVSVNNSAALNISENPEFTLIISVTDHENDEYSGTVNLKIAVISDENTGSGVTMAIENIQPENLKIFPNPSPDGIFHIDAEQLTDSYSLQVFDISGKMISLMKFQTATSNTIDLSGQPKGTYFLKISSPNSSFTHKVIKN